From the genome of Scytonema hofmannii PCC 7110, one region includes:
- a CDS encoding DUF4114 domain-containing protein, translating to MMNNNQLKKLIAAAVTVTGVFSAVAPASASTFTWGDWTKTYEVQDKSTNGSGFQSLISEYQKYVQPESLAIPEDKLNKLDATKLRLKNDSNVRIWFLNEGATFKNQLAYEAVKGSDSQKGLLFNDVSCDISQAANSVCQIGENPGTLDIGDYVEIGQVTGGSQLNFFIKADGFNNPDGPVYGADATKNPDLLEHLVAYEIDDYLLLGFEDLPGPEGPASDRDFNDVMFVVDVGKDNIESVPEPATAMALLGAAAAGVMTLRRRENSDQ from the coding sequence ATGATGAACAACAATCAGCTAAAGAAACTTATAGCAGCCGCAGTTACAGTCACTGGTGTATTTTCTGCTGTTGCGCCTGCAAGTGCTAGCACGTTTACTTGGGGAGACTGGACAAAAACTTATGAAGTACAAGATAAGTCAACTAACGGTTCAGGATTTCAATCTCTGATTTCGGAATATCAAAAGTATGTGCAGCCAGAATCTCTTGCTATTCCAGAAGATAAATTAAACAAACTAGATGCTACAAAACTTCGTTTGAAAAATGACAGCAATGTTCGTATTTGGTTTCTCAACGAAGGTGCTACCTTTAAAAATCAGCTTGCCTATGAAGCCGTGAAAGGTAGCGATTCTCAGAAAGGATTACTTTTTAATGACGTATCCTGTGACATTTCTCAAGCAGCTAATTCAGTATGCCAGATCGGCGAAAACCCAGGTACTTTAGATATTGGGGATTATGTTGAGATAGGTCAGGTAACAGGTGGTTCGCAACTCAACTTCTTTATAAAAGCAGATGGCTTTAATAATCCTGATGGACCTGTTTACGGTGCAGATGCAACAAAAAACCCAGATTTATTAGAACATTTGGTCGCTTATGAAATTGATGATTATTTGTTATTAGGTTTTGAAGATTTACCTGGACCCGAAGGTCCTGCGAGCGATCGCGATTTCAATGATGTTATGTTTGTTGTTGATGTTGGTAAAGACAACATCGAATCCGTACCCGAACCAGCGACTGCAATGGCGTTGTTAGGGGCTGCGGCTGCAGGTGTGATGACATTGCGCCGTCGGGAAAACAGTGACCAGTGA
- the polA gene encoding DNA polymerase I: MKTHPTFILIDGHSLAFRSYYAFAKGKDSGLRTKTGIPTSVCFGFLKTLLEVMATEQPQAMAIAFDLDLPTFRHEADDTYKADRPGTPEDFIPDLKNLQELLDALNLKIVTAPGYEADDVLGTLAQKAAASGYKVKILTGDRDLYQLIDPNKDISVLYFSPDALKRNTNAGISEFGVEQVKEKLGIEPSQVVDYKALCGDKSDNIPGVRGIGEKTAVQLLKDFGSLEKIYAALGQIKGATQKKLEAGKEDAEKSRYLAAIVLDVPVEINLKECNLKGFDTNHLIPILEKLEFKTFLGKINELQQKFGGLLEEAPEVTDEPEDTNSPLPTPHSLLPTPYSPLPTYEGEDVWFFSAEDTEAFQQNPTNSPIQPRIIDTPAKLTELVNLLQKFTDPKYPVAWDTETSDLEPRDAFLVGIGCCWGTDPNEVAYIPLGHKTGENLNQEIVLEALRPILESADYPKTLQNAKFDRLILRCQGIKLAGVVFDTMLASYVLNPDRNHNLSSLSQHYLGLIATSYSELVPKGKIIADIDIPSVADYCGMDVYSTFQLVTKLREELEKIVQKNVETRSGTSLQKLLLEVEQPLEPVLAEMEYHGIRIDTAYLQELSHLLETDLAKFEQQAYDFAGEKFNLGSPKQLSQILFDKLKLSTKHSRKIQTGYSTDAATLEKLREVDTSGIVDAVVEYRTLSKLKSTYVDALPELVRSDTKRVHTSFNQTVTSTGRLSSSNPNLQNIPIRTAFSRQIRKAFIPESGYLMVAADYSQIELRILAHLSQEPVLVEAYQNNEDIHKVTAKLIFEKEDVTSDERRLAKTINFGVIYGMGSQRFSRSTGVDKIDANEFIKRFNNRYPKIFEYLESVKKQAVTQGYVETIFGRRRYFDFTSNNLHNLKGSNPVDIDLSKLKNLGAYDAGLLRAAANAPIQGSSADIIKVAMVKLHDILQNYKARLLLQVHDELVFEVPPEEWEELQLHIKSTMENAVSLTVPLVVDVRAGENWMETK, translated from the coding sequence ATGAAAACCCACCCCACATTCATTCTTATAGATGGGCATTCCCTAGCCTTTCGTTCGTACTACGCCTTTGCCAAAGGAAAAGACTCTGGATTGAGGACAAAGACAGGGATACCGACGAGTGTGTGTTTCGGCTTTCTGAAAACTCTGTTAGAGGTAATGGCAACGGAGCAACCGCAAGCGATGGCGATCGCCTTTGACTTGGACTTGCCAACTTTTCGTCATGAAGCTGACGATACATATAAAGCAGATCGTCCGGGGACACCAGAAGATTTTATTCCTGACCTCAAAAACCTGCAAGAATTACTGGATGCCTTGAATCTGAAAATTGTCACCGCTCCTGGTTATGAAGCAGATGACGTGTTGGGAACTTTAGCACAAAAGGCAGCAGCATCAGGGTATAAAGTCAAAATTCTGACAGGCGATCGCGATTTATACCAACTTATTGACCCCAACAAAGATATTAGCGTTTTATATTTTAGTCCAGATGCACTCAAACGCAATACCAACGCTGGTATTAGCGAATTTGGTGTAGAACAAGTCAAAGAGAAATTGGGAATTGAACCATCCCAAGTCGTGGATTACAAAGCCCTTTGCGGTGATAAATCAGACAATATTCCTGGAGTGAGAGGAATCGGGGAAAAAACAGCAGTTCAGTTGCTCAAGGACTTTGGTTCTCTTGAAAAGATTTATGCTGCATTAGGACAAATAAAAGGCGCAACTCAGAAAAAACTAGAAGCAGGTAAAGAAGACGCGGAAAAATCCCGCTATTTAGCAGCAATTGTTCTAGATGTTCCCGTGGAAATTAATTTAAAAGAATGTAATTTAAAAGGGTTTGATACCAACCATCTCATCCCAATTTTAGAAAAGCTAGAATTTAAAACTTTTTTAGGCAAAATTAACGAACTCCAACAAAAGTTTGGCGGACTGCTTGAAGAAGCACCAGAAGTAACAGACGAACCAGAAGACACAAATTCCCCACTCCCTACTCCCCATTCCCTACTCCCCACTCCCTACTCCCCACTCCCTACCTACGAAGGTGAAGATGTGTGGTTTTTTAGTGCTGAAGATACAGAAGCATTTCAACAAAATCCGACAAATTCTCCAATTCAGCCCAGAATTATAGATACTCCAGCAAAACTTACAGAATTAGTCAACCTGCTGCAAAAGTTTACCGATCCAAAATATCCTGTTGCTTGGGATACAGAAACCAGTGATTTAGAACCAAGAGATGCCTTTTTAGTAGGAATTGGTTGTTGTTGGGGAACAGACCCAAATGAAGTTGCCTACATTCCCCTCGGTCATAAAACAGGAGAAAATTTAAATCAAGAAATTGTTTTAGAAGCACTTCGCCCAATTCTTGAAAGTGCAGACTACCCTAAAACTTTGCAAAATGCTAAGTTTGACCGTTTAATCTTGCGCTGTCAAGGAATAAAACTTGCAGGAGTTGTCTTTGACACCATGTTGGCAAGTTATGTTTTAAATCCAGATAGAAACCACAATCTTAGTAGCTTATCCCAACATTATTTAGGTTTAATAGCAACAAGTTACTCCGAACTAGTTCCCAAGGGAAAAATTATTGCCGACATAGATATTCCTTCCGTAGCGGATTACTGCGGTATGGATGTTTACAGCACATTTCAACTAGTAACAAAATTGCGTGAAGAACTAGAAAAAATTGTTCAAAAAAATGTAGAGACAAGAAGTGGCACGTCTTTACAAAAGTTATTACTAGAAGTAGAACAACCTCTAGAACCAGTTTTGGCAGAAATGGAGTATCATGGAATTCGTATCGATACTGCTTATCTGCAAGAACTATCTCATTTATTAGAGACAGATTTAGCAAAGTTTGAACAACAGGCTTACGATTTTGCAGGAGAGAAATTTAATTTAGGTTCTCCAAAACAATTGAGTCAAATACTATTTGACAAATTAAAGTTAAGCACCAAGCATTCCCGTAAAATCCAAACAGGTTATTCTACTGATGCAGCAACACTAGAAAAATTGCGAGAAGTTGATACAAGTGGAATAGTTGATGCCGTTGTTGAGTATCGTACCTTATCTAAATTGAAGTCTACTTATGTAGACGCATTACCAGAACTCGTTCGTTCCGACACTAAACGAGTACACACCAGCTTCAACCAGACAGTAACATCTACGGGGCGGTTGTCTTCTTCCAATCCAAATTTACAGAATATACCCATTCGTACTGCTTTTAGCCGTCAGATTCGCAAAGCTTTTATACCTGAATCTGGTTACTTAATGGTAGCTGCTGATTACTCACAAATTGAGTTGCGAATTTTAGCTCATTTGAGTCAAGAACCTGTATTAGTTGAAGCTTACCAGAATAATGAAGATATTCACAAAGTTACAGCAAAGCTAATTTTTGAAAAAGAAGATGTGACATCAGATGAAAGAAGATTGGCTAAAACTATCAACTTTGGTGTAATTTATGGAATGGGTTCTCAGAGATTTTCGCGTTCAACTGGGGTAGATAAAATTGACGCTAACGAGTTTATTAAACGATTTAACAACCGCTATCCTAAAATATTTGAGTATCTAGAGTCTGTGAAAAAGCAAGCTGTCACCCAAGGATATGTAGAAACTATCTTTGGGCGTCGGAGATACTTTGACTTTACAAGTAATAATCTGCATAATCTTAAAGGTAGCAATCCTGTAGATATTGACCTTAGCAAATTGAAGAACCTAGGTGCGTATGATGCAGGTTTGCTACGTGCTGCAGCCAACGCACCAATTCAAGGTTCTAGTGCTGATATTATTAAAGTCGCAATGGTAAAATTGCACGATATTTTGCAGAATTACAAAGCACGTTTGTTGCTACAAGTTCATGATGAACTTGTATTTGAAGTTCCACCTGAGGAATGGGAGGAACTGCAACTTCATATTAAATCTACAATGGAAAATGCAGTATCGTTAACTGTACCATTGGTCGTAGATGTACGTGCAGGTGAGAATTGGATGGAGACTAAGTAA
- a CDS encoding class I SAM-dependent methyltransferase, with amino-acid sequence MILRGLKVVTYTVLGKDMPLETHDRYILEKKIIPYFLESEAFAKILFVGCGSYTKHYEKWFETKEYWTIDINPMKKIYGAKQHIVGSMSELNNHFSENDLDVIFCNGVFGWGLNEREEVEKAFAGCYKSLRKGGVLIVGWDDVPEKKPFPLETCESLNQFQNYYFPPLSTAFYVNLTDESEKHRYNFYVKG; translated from the coding sequence ATGATTTTGAGAGGCTTGAAAGTCGTTACCTACACAGTTCTTGGGAAAGACATGCCTCTAGAGACTCACGATCGCTACATTTTAGAAAAGAAAATAATTCCTTATTTTCTTGAAAGTGAAGCGTTTGCAAAAATTTTATTTGTCGGATGTGGTTCTTATACAAAGCATTATGAAAAATGGTTTGAAACAAAAGAATACTGGACAATAGACATCAACCCAATGAAAAAAATATATGGAGCAAAACAACACATTGTTGGTTCCATGAGCGAACTGAACAACCATTTCAGTGAAAACGATTTAGATGTTATCTTCTGTAATGGTGTTTTTGGTTGGGGATTGAACGAGCGAGAAGAAGTAGAAAAAGCATTTGCAGGTTGCTATAAATCTTTGCGAAAAGGCGGCGTTTTAATTGTTGGTTGGGATGATGTCCCAGAGAAAAAACCTTTTCCTTTAGAAACTTGTGAAAGCTTAAATCAGTTTCAAAATTATTATTTTCCCCCTCTTTCCACTGCATTTTATGTGAACTTAACTGATGAATCAGAAAAGCATAGGTATAATTTTTATGTTAAGGGTTAG
- a CDS encoding lipopolysaccharide assembly protein LapA domain-containing protein: MKTFANLLTSMIVAGWIMGIAILSVQNAEPVSLRFLNFRSVQIPVGLVLAFCAVVGIIGTALLQPLWGLAVSGQRNSDLEDEAEFFADEDY; the protein is encoded by the coding sequence ATGAAAACTTTTGCAAATCTACTGACATCAATGATTGTGGCTGGCTGGATCATGGGAATAGCGATCCTTTCAGTACAAAATGCCGAACCTGTATCATTAAGATTTCTTAATTTTAGGTCTGTTCAAATTCCAGTAGGTCTGGTTCTGGCTTTCTGCGCTGTTGTGGGAATAATTGGTACGGCTCTACTACAACCCCTCTGGGGTCTTGCAGTTTCTGGGCAAAGGAATTCTGACTTGGAAGATGAGGCTGAGTTTTTTGCTGATGAAGATTATTAA
- a CDS encoding PD-(D/E)XK nuclease family protein: MLISEQPFASYHLWSLIAPAVGQRSHCQMRRGFIKARQHEPQVKVLMAKATSSQRIGLLAQKGVYEFHHQIHLLKQSDGVQKVAQLLKLSHFTDEVKQRVLQILNKYHSTPLLSGKRIILLTRGDEGFPKPIFVEQQHYCFRLYAAMDCVFIESDRTLHIVDFKTGKSAFDRRQALVYLLAARYLYPKYEAIASFYNLELCKTSEIISVSKKELDVIERELSEVARKHQKDLQKYQEKHSKFSDIFPPTPGYHCRFCPFNSICEFSAAKPLENRG; this comes from the coding sequence ATGTTAATCTCAGAGCAGCCTTTTGCCAGCTATCACCTTTGGTCTTTAATTGCCCCAGCCGTGGGGCAACGTTCGCATTGCCAAATGAGACGCGGTTTTATTAAAGCACGGCAGCACGAACCTCAAGTCAAAGTTCTGATGGCAAAAGCGACGTCTTCTCAACGCATTGGCTTGCTAGCTCAGAAAGGAGTTTATGAATTTCATCACCAGATACATTTATTAAAGCAGTCAGACGGCGTACAAAAAGTTGCACAGCTGCTGAAATTAAGTCACTTTACAGATGAAGTGAAGCAACGAGTCCTGCAAATTTTGAACAAATATCACAGTACTCCTTTACTTTCAGGCAAACGTATTATCTTATTAACGCGTGGTGATGAAGGTTTTCCCAAACCAATTTTTGTTGAACAGCAGCATTACTGCTTCCGCTTGTATGCTGCTATGGATTGCGTGTTTATTGAGTCCGATCGCACTTTACATATTGTAGACTTTAAAACTGGCAAATCTGCCTTTGACCGCCGACAGGCACTAGTCTATTTACTAGCAGCTCGTTATCTCTATCCTAAGTATGAAGCGATCGCATCATTCTACAATTTAGAACTTTGTAAAACCTCTGAGATTATCAGTGTTTCCAAGAAAGAGTTAGACGTTATTGAACGTGAATTATCGGAAGTTGCCAGAAAACACCAAAAAGATTTGCAAAAATATCAAGAAAAACACAGTAAGTTTAGCGATATTTTTCCACCAACTCCCGGTTATCACTGTCGGTTTTGCCCATTTAACTCGATCTGTGAATTTTCTGCAGCGAAACCTTTGGAAAATAGGGGTTAG
- a CDS encoding beta strand repeat-containing protein codes for METKHWLSCWQLGFVGLLSTVGINIFTCKALSQSTPSNIQPDNTLGIESSQILQNQNFQGLPIELIVGGATRGINLFHSFREFNVTSGRGAYFLSPSVDIQNILARVTGGNRSEILGRLGTLSESKPNLFLINPNGMIFGERASLDVQGSFVGTTANGAQFGNQGVFSATNPQAPPLLSINPSALLFNQINQTAGITNRSLAPAGVSFAGDVTGLRVPDGKSLLLIGGNVTMAGGQLNAFGGRVELGGLAEPGSINLVLDSDRLSLKFPENVARADVLLSERAFVFVEGAGGGDIAVNARNLEVSGGSIFSAGIGAGLGTPETVAGDIVLNATGDIKVTGSGSQISQIRNLVRLGSKGNGGNININTGSLLLRDGARLSTSTSGIGNGGNVTVRALDAVSLAGNAYILSTVEASGVGKAGNIDINAANVSLIDGAQLVTITRRASDNQPAARGDGGNVTVKVTGAVDIAGRKNDLLTGIFSSLETGTVGNGGNITIDSGSFSLRDGAQLTASTFGQGNGGNVTVRALDAVSLAGNAAILSTVEAGGVGKGGNIDINAVTLSLADGAQLQTSTVSASATQPAGRGDAGNVNVKVTGAVDITGQKNGLPSGIRSRVRTGAVGNGGDITIDSGSFSLRDSAQLSASTFGIGNAGNVTVRAQDAVSLASASISSTVEASGVGKGGNIDINAATLSLIDGAQLLTSTRGASATQPSRRGDAGNVNVKVTGVVDIAGQKNGFLSGIGSFVGTGTVSNGGNITIDTGSFSLRDSAQIDTSTSGRGNAGNVTVRAQDAVSLAGNASILSTVEAGGVGKGGSIEINAATLSLIDGAQLVTITRRASDNQPAGRGDAGNVNVKVSGAVDIVGQKNGFSSAIGSFVGTGTVGNGGDITIDSGSFSLRDSAQLSASTFGIGNGGNVTVRALDAISLADASILSVVEAGAVGKGGNIDINAASLSLIDSAQLLTITRGASATQPAGRGDAGNVNVKVTGTVDIAGQKNGFSSGIFSDVGSATIGNGGDITINSVSFSLRDDAEINASTSGQGNGGNVTVRALDAVSLADANILSTVEASGVGKGGNININAATLSLVDGAQINASTYGLGNAGNVTVRAVDAVSLTDGAEFITSTFGQGNAGNIYINAKETVTISGISQEGGFSSGLYSDTVEGSTGEGGNITVNTNIFRILNGASIDAGTANNNKGGDITVNTNVFEATSGGQLSTNSSSNGGAGKITVNATDKVKISGSDPNYNDRIATFSLEVVENISADSGFFVSSSGSGITGDIEINSPKITLDNQGRLIAESTSGNGGNINLNSNLLLLRRGAQISTNAGTEQKGGDGGNININSKFIVAVPQENSDITANAFQGRGGNINITARGIFGIEARSKPSEQINDITASSDLGLSGTINLNSPDNSSVQNSLSQLSQNLVDSNALIASSCIVRSNQKQQNSFTITGTGGLPNRPGDLLVSNYATGSVRNVTYSNQSSSINSGIWKKGDPIIEPQGVYRTTSGQIVLSRECR; via the coding sequence ATGGAAACAAAACACTGGTTAAGTTGTTGGCAGTTAGGATTCGTTGGACTTTTGTCAACGGTAGGGATAAATATTTTTACCTGCAAAGCCTTGTCTCAGAGCACTCCCAGTAATATTCAACCTGATAACACACTGGGTATAGAATCATCTCAAATCTTACAGAATCAGAATTTCCAAGGACTACCAATAGAATTAATTGTAGGTGGTGCAACTCGCGGAATTAACCTGTTTCATAGTTTCCGAGAATTTAACGTTACCTCGGGACGGGGGGCTTATTTTTTGAGTCCTAGCGTAGATATTCAGAATATTCTGGCACGAGTCACAGGTGGAAACCGCTCTGAGATATTGGGTAGGCTGGGAACTTTGAGCGAATCAAAGCCCAATTTATTTTTGATCAATCCCAATGGGATGATTTTTGGAGAAAGAGCTAGTTTAGATGTGCAGGGTTCGTTTGTGGGGACAACGGCAAACGGAGCGCAGTTCGGGAACCAGGGTGTTTTTAGCGCTACAAATCCCCAAGCACCACCGTTGTTGTCGATTAATCCTTCAGCGTTGTTATTTAATCAAATAAATCAAACGGCTGGAATTACTAACCGATCGCTTGCACCTGCAGGAGTAAGTTTTGCAGGTGATGTGACAGGTTTGCGTGTACCAGATGGTAAGAGTCTGCTGTTAATAGGCGGTAATGTCACAATGGCTGGTGGGCAGTTAAATGCTTTTGGTGGGAGAGTTGAGTTAGGTGGGTTAGCAGAACCTGGAAGTATCAATCTTGTTTTAGATAGCGATCGTCTTAGCTTGAAATTTCCTGAGAATGTGGCTCGTGCAGATGTATTGCTGAGCGAGCGAGCATTTGTGTTTGTGGAAGGGGCTGGTGGTGGTGATATTGCAGTCAATGCTCGAAATTTAGAGGTATCAGGAGGAAGCATCTTTTCTGCTGGTATTGGGGCTGGTTTGGGAACACCTGAGACTGTTGCAGGGGATATCGTACTTAATGCCACAGGAGACATTAAAGTTACTGGTTCTGGTAGCCAAATTAGCCAAATTCGTAACTTAGTGCGCTTGGGGTCAAAAGGCAATGGAGGTAACATAAACATCAATACTGGTTCATTGTTATTACGAGACGGCGCTCGACTTTCTACCTCAACGTCTGGAATTGGGAATGGGGGGAATGTCACAGTGCGGGCACTTGATGCTGTTTCTCTTGCAGGTAATGCTTATATTCTCAGCACGGTAGAAGCATCTGGTGTAGGAAAGGCTGGCAATATCGACATCAATGCTGCAAACGTGTCACTCATTGATGGCGCTCAACTGGTAACCATTACTCGTCGTGCGTCTGATAACCAACCCGCAGCAAGAGGGGACGGAGGTAATGTGACAGTGAAAGTGACTGGTGCGGTTGACATTGCTGGGCGGAAAAACGATCTTCTCACTGGGATTTTCAGCAGCCTAGAAACTGGAACAGTTGGCAATGGGGGTAACATCACTATCGATTCTGGCTCCTTCTCATTACGAGACGGTGCTCAACTTACTGCTTCAACTTTTGGACAAGGAAATGGGGGGAATGTTACAGTGCGGGCACTTGATGCTGTTTCTCTGGCTGGTAATGCTGCCATCCTCAGCACGGTGGAAGCAGGGGGTGTAGGTAAGGGTGGCAATATCGACATCAATGCTGTAACCTTATCACTCGCTGATGGCGCTCAACTGCAAACAAGTACTGTTAGTGCATCTGCTACCCAACCCGCAGGACGAGGGGATGCAGGCAATGTGAATGTGAAAGTGACTGGTGCAGTTGACATTACTGGGCAAAAAAACGGTCTTCCTAGTGGGATTCGCAGCAGAGTCAGAACTGGGGCAGTAGGCAATGGGGGTGACATAACCATTGATTCTGGTTCATTTTCATTACGAGACAGCGCTCAACTTTCTGCCTCAACTTTTGGAATTGGGAATGCGGGGAATGTTACAGTGCGGGCACAAGATGCTGTTTCCCTTGCAAGCGCTTCCATCTCGAGCACTGTAGAAGCATCTGGTGTGGGAAAGGGTGGCAATATTGACATCAATGCTGCAACCCTCTCACTCATTGATGGCGCTCAACTGCTAACTAGTACTCGTGGTGCATCTGCTACCCAACCTTCGAGACGAGGGGATGCAGGCAATGTGAATGTGAAAGTGACAGGTGTTGTTGACATTGCTGGGCAGAAAAACGGTTTTCTTAGTGGGATTGGCAGCTTTGTAGGAACTGGGACAGTTAGCAATGGGGGTAACATCACCATCGATACTGGTTCATTTTCATTACGAGACAGCGCTCAAATAGATACCTCAACTTCTGGACGAGGGAATGCAGGTAATGTGACAGTGCGGGCACAAGATGCTGTTTCTCTGGCTGGTAATGCTAGCATCCTCAGCACGGTAGAAGCAGGAGGTGTAGGTAAGGGTGGCAGTATCGAGATCAATGCTGCAACCTTGTCACTCATTGATGGCGCTCAACTGGTAACCATTACTCGTCGTGCGTCTGATAACCAACCCGCAGGAAGAGGGGATGCAGGCAATGTGAATGTGAAAGTAAGTGGTGCAGTTGACATTGTTGGGCAGAAAAACGGTTTTTCTAGTGCGATTGGCAGCTTTGTAGGAACTGGGACAGTTGGCAATGGGGGTGACATAACCATTGATTCTGGCTCGTTCTCTTTACGAGACAGCGCTCAACTTTCTGCCTCAACTTTTGGAATTGGGAATGGGGGAAATGTGACAGTACGGGCACTTGATGCTATTTCTCTGGCTGATGCTAGCATCCTCAGCGTAGTAGAAGCAGGGGCTGTGGGAAAGGGTGGTAACATTGACATCAATGCTGCTTCCTTGTCGCTAATTGATAGTGCTCAACTGCTAACCATTACTCGTGGTGCATCTGCTACCCAGCCAGCTGGAAGAGGAGATGCAGGCAATGTGAATGTGAAAGTCACTGGTACAGTTGACATTGCGGGGCAGAAAAACGGTTTTTCTAGTGGGATTTTCAGCGACGTAGGAAGTGCGACAATTGGCAATGGGGGTGACATAACTATCAACTCTGTCTCCTTTTCATTACGAGACGACGCTGAAATTAACGCCTCAACTTCTGGACAGGGGAATGGGGGAAATGTTACAGTGCGCGCACTTGATGCTGTTTCTCTTGCAGACGCTAACATCCTCAGTACGGTAGAAGCATCTGGTGTGGGAAAGGGTGGTAATATCAACATCAATGCTGCAACCCTCTCACTAGTTGATGGCGCTCAAATTAATGCTTCAACTTATGGGCTGGGGAATGCGGGGAATGTGACAGTGCGGGCAGTTGATGCTGTGTCACTAACTGATGGTGCTGAATTTATTACCTCAACTTTTGGACAAGGAAATGCAGGAAATATTTATATCAATGCAAAAGAGACAGTAACTATTTCTGGAATTAGTCAAGAGGGGGGATTTTCTAGCGGTTTATACTCAGATACAGTTGAAGGCTCAACTGGTGAAGGTGGCAATATTACCGTAAACACCAATATTTTTCGTATCTTAAACGGTGCTTCAATAGATGCAGGCACTGCAAATAATAACAAGGGTGGCGATATCACGGTGAATACCAATGTCTTTGAAGCAACAAGTGGCGGACAACTCAGCACCAATAGCTCGAGCAACGGAGGTGCAGGTAAAATCACAGTCAATGCTACTGACAAAGTGAAGATTAGCGGTAGTGACCCTAATTATAATGACCGGATTGCAACATTTTCTCTTGAAGTTGTAGAAAATATTAGCGCTGACAGTGGCTTTTTTGTCAGTTCCTCTGGTTCAGGAATCACAGGCGACATCGAAATCAACTCGCCCAAAATAACCTTAGACAATCAAGGCAGACTCATTGCCGAATCGACATCCGGTAACGGTGGTAACATCAACCTCAACAGCAATTTACTCTTACTCCGTCGTGGCGCTCAAATCTCTACCAACGCCGGTACTGAGCAAAAAGGTGGAGATGGAGGTAACATCAACATCAACTCAAAATTCATTGTCGCAGTTCCTCAGGAAAACAGCGATATTACTGCTAACGCTTTCCAAGGACGCGGTGGTAATATTAACATCACTGCTCGGGGAATCTTTGGGATTGAAGCTCGTTCCAAACCATCAGAGCAAATAAATGACATTACTGCCAGTTCAGACCTGGGTTTATCGGGTACTATTAATCTGAATTCTCCTGATAACAGTTCGGTACAAAACAGCCTCAGCCAACTCTCTCAAAACTTGGTTGACTCTAATGCCCTAATTGCCAGTAGTTGCATAGTCCGAAGCAATCAAAAACAACAAAACAGTTTTACCATCACAGGTACTGGTGGTTTACCCAACCGTCCCGGCGATCTGTTAGTGTCAAATTATGCAACTGGTTCTGTAAGGAATGTTACCTATAGCAATCAATCCAGTTCTATCAATTCGGGAATCTGGAAAAAAGGTGACCCAATTATCGAACCTCAAGGTGTTTATCGCACGACATCAGGGCAAATAGTTTTAAGCCGCGAATGTCGGTAG
- a CDS encoding type II toxin-antitoxin system VapC family toxin, which translates to MNLEESLEGVTLLFLDSAPVIYFVEQNPQYFLFVRSVFERIQNGLVLGVTSPVTLAECLVHPYRLGQIRLQQNFINLLLGSNNMIFESVPDSSIAIGAAQIRAKYNLQLLDAFQIAVALAAGCEAFLTNDVIFRRITELQVLVLNDFDIAE; encoded by the coding sequence GTGAATCTTGAAGAGAGTTTAGAGGGTGTAACGCTCTTGTTTTTGGATAGCGCACCAGTCATATACTTTGTCGAACAAAACCCACAATACTTTCTATTTGTTAGATCGGTATTTGAGCGGATTCAAAATGGTTTAGTATTAGGAGTTACTTCACCAGTCACATTAGCTGAATGTTTAGTACATCCTTATCGTTTAGGACAGATACGGTTACAGCAAAACTTCATAAACCTTTTGCTTGGTAGTAATAACATGATTTTTGAGTCCGTTCCTGACTCAAGCATAGCAATAGGTGCTGCTCAAATCCGAGCCAAATACAACTTACAATTACTTGATGCTTTTCAAATTGCTGTTGCCTTGGCAGCAGGCTGTGAAGCATTTTTAACCAATGATGTAATATTTAGGCGCATTACAGAATTGCAAGTGTTAGTGTTAAATGACTTTGATATTGCTGAGTAA